A stretch of the Neodiprion lecontei isolate iyNeoLeco1 chromosome 4, iyNeoLeco1.1, whole genome shotgun sequence genome encodes the following:
- the LOC107217670 gene encoding RNA-binding protein 26 isoform X3, translating into MIIENPDQFKAWLTAVLEPLCDADPAALAKYVYALVKKDKTLEELRGGMVEQLDVFLQQETKNFVELLFKTLETQEYVLPPPKGAPEGGGTPPSINPPPPVEKQVEIIIPPPPPTGSPPQPAQVNGATPAIVIKRETRKSDSEKDVQEKEKRSRSRSGRIRSRTRSRSRSWERDRRRSRSREHIRRDRERDRSRPWRNKSPPPNTRRHDRRRTRSRSTSPLRSRIRDGPDTRDHRARFRNRSPTPLRSRSRSRSTDRKKVDRSERNEAARVERGDGSPGGGTPTQDSNHGDVDMRLSTTSQSIQSVVAVGANPPNSQSGTLQPKRRCRDFDEKGYCMRGDLCPYDHGTDPVVLEDVALSRVLNFGPHGPQAPGTVPVSSVPEPPPGPNGNAPPPHLPLASLPPPHLRNQHHSNMVAFAEYNPDAPSMEPRMPWGRHPPPGPGIYGRGQRELISVPVIPHSNPSEMPHTPNNPLKRKQAFDFNRLGPKQRVVHNPANCSLELKKVPRSLNNITQLNNHFSRFGKIVNIQVNFGGDPEAALVTFQIPSEAKAAYRSTEAVLNNRFIKVFWHNNVNNNSTSGAIENVPPGSRPSVKERLGATINQPIKTEENEYVPTRRATEEPVTPTVIPVSPKAPPIPSREDKVLAIKKSQEMLAAKETLKKKQEEKRKEAIKLTADLRKRKQELLDKQLVEIRSLIERAEKNPDQKDAIMVTIKTMQQSIDSLRKDLATNGQVGANKSQIKTREQTQKEILDAELDLMTAQQEGQDPGELQKRLNELKAQAAALGLNAGLGVGRGARPTKVTRGSHVLSYRGRGRGSFAHVSVDHRPTSLLISGYESEEKEEVLAHFQQYGEIVNQMVDDATPSIVINFKSRKEAEVALVKGRTFQDRLLSVTWVTGHHLHRGGGGNANSNIPQPARSEQAPATADEELELEVRTLSNLNISDDNYNMGSRELQKLYFWRKTKRRKTRMESLAVGDDSSVNVLCDAMSILAIVTVGLYGRISVVYHSHDHWTEF; encoded by the exons ATGATCATAGAGAACCCTGATCAGTTTAAGGCGTGGCTCACTGCTGTCCTGGAGCCGCT ATGCGATGCAGATCCTGCTGCCCTGGCAAAGTATGTCTATGCTCTAGTCAAGAAAGACAAAACACTGGAAGAGTTGCGTGGCGGCATGGTTGAACAGTTGGATGTATTTTTACAACAAG AAACAAAGAATTTCGTTGAACTTTTATTCAAAACCTTGGAGACACAAGAGTACGTATTACCTCCCCCAAAAGGAGCACCTGAGGGTGGTGGAACACCACCTAGTATAAACCCACCACCTCCTGTTGAAAAGCAAGTCGAGATTATTATTCCCCCGCCTCCACCTACTGGTAGCCCTCCACAACCGGCTCAAGTGAATGGAGCTACCCCTGCAATAGTAATTAAAAGAGAAACTCGAAAATCTGACTCTGAGAAAGATGtacaagaaaaagagaagcgATCGCGAAGCAG AAGCGGAAGGATAAGATCAAGAACTAGATCGCGGTCACGGTCCTGGGAACGAGACCGAAGGCGATCTAGGAGCCGAGAACACATCCGCCGAGACAGAGAGCGTGACAGAAGCCGTCCTTGGAGAAACAAATCACCACCTCCTAACACCAGGAGGCACGATAGGag GCGCACAAGAAGCCGCAGTACATCACCATTACGTTCACGTATTCGCGATGGTCCTGACACTCGTGATCATAGAGCTCGGTTCCGAAACAGATCTCCTACACCTCTTAGATCTCGATCTAGATCACGGTCTACAGATCGTAAGAAAGTCGATAGATCTGAAAGAAATGAAGCTGCGCGAGTAGAGAGAGGGGATGGAAGTCCTGGTGGTGGAACTCCGACACAAGACAGTAATCACGGAGATGTAGACATGAGACTTTCTACCACCAGTCAATCAATCCAAAGTGTTGTAGCTGTAGGTGCTAATCCACCAAATAGTCAATCTGGTACTCTTCAACCCAAGAGACGGTGTCGAGATTTCGATG AGAAGGGATACTGCATGAGAGGAGATCTCTGTCCGTATGATCATGGTACTGACCCAGTAGTTTTGGAGGACGTTGCTTTGAGTCGTGTATTAAATTTTGGGCCTCACGGACCTCAAGCCCCAGGCACGGTACCTGTTTCCTCTGTACCTGAACCTCCTCCAGGACCAAATGGCAATGCTCCACCTCCCCACTTACCGCTTGCCAGTCTACCGCCACCGCATCTGCGAAATCAGCATCATTCTAATATGG TTGCATTTGCAGAATATAATCCAGATGCTCCAAGTATGGAACCCCGCATGCCATGGGGTCGACATCCGCCACCAGGTCCAGGAATATATGGCCGTGGACAGCGTGAACTTATCAGTGTACCTGTCATACCGCATTCAAATCCGAGTGAGATGCCACATACACCAAATAATCCATTAAAGCGTAAGCAGGCGTTTGACTTCAATCGCCTTGGACCGAAACAACGAGTTGTACATAATCCAGCTAATTGTTCtcttgaattgaaaaaagttccACGCAGTTTGAATAACATTACTCAGTTAAATAATCACTTTTCACGTTtcggaaaaattgttaatatacAAGTAAATTTCGGTGGTGACCCTGAGGCGGCATTAGTCACCTTCCAGATACCATCTGAAGCAAAAGCTGCCTATCGAAGTACAGAAGCAGTTTTGAATAATAGATTTATCAAGGTCTTTTGGCACAACAATGTTAACAATAATTCAACTAGTGGAGCCATTGAAAACGTACCTCCAG GAAGTCGTCCATCTGTTAAAGAGAGGCTAGGCGCTACAATTAACCAACCGATAAAAactgaagaaaatgaatatgTTCCCACTCGTCGTGCAACAGAAGAGCCAGTGACGCCAACTGTGATACCTGTGTCACCAAAAGCACCTCCCATACCATCTAGAGAAGACAAAGTATTGGctataaaaaaatctcaagaaATGTTAGCGGCCAAGGAAacgttaaaaaagaaacaggaGGAAAAACGGAAGGAAGCTATAAAACTGACTGCAGATCTGCGCAAGAGAAAGCAGGAATTACTTGATAAACAACTTGTTGAAATTCGATCTTTAATAGAACGAGCTGAGAAGAATCCAGACCAAAAAGATGCAATTATGGTAACGATCAAAACTATGCAGCAATCCATTGACAGCTTACGGAAAGATTTGGCCACCAATGGTCAAGTGGGAGCGAATAAGTCTCAAATAAAAACCAGGGAACAAACTCAAAAAGAAATATTAGATGCTGAATTGGATCTAATGACTGCTCAACAAGAGGGTCAGGATCCAGGTGAATTACAAAAGAGATTAAATGAGTTGAAAGCACAGGCTGCAGCATTAGGGTTGAATGCAGGACTTGGTGTGGGAAGAGGCGCTAGGCCAACGAAGGTGACACGAGGAAGTCACGTTTTATCTTATCGGGGGAGAGGACGAGGTAGTTTTGCTCATGTTTCTGTCGACCATAGACCAACAAGCCTCCTCATTTCTGGATATGAAAGtgaggagaaggaggaagtTTTAGCGCATTTTCAA CAATATGGTGAAATAGTTAATCAAATGGTGGATGATGCTACACCTTCCATCGtcatcaatttcaaatcaagAAAAGAGGCAGAAGTAGCACTGGTAAAGGGACGCACGTTTCAGGACAGATTATTGTCTGTGACCTGGGTAACCGGACACCACCTACATCGCGGAGGTGGAGGAAATGCCAATAGCAATATACCCCAACCAGCTCGTTCAGAACAAGCCCCAGCAACAGCAGATGAGGAACTTGAATTAGAAGTGCGTACTTTGTCGAATCTGAACATTTCCGATGACAAT TATAATATGGGTTCCAGGGAGCTGCAGAAGCTTTACTTCTGGAGGAAaacgaagaggaggaagacGAGGATGGAGAGCCTCGCAGTTGGAGACGATAGCAGCGTCAATGTCCTCTGTGACGCAATGTCCATACTAGCTATAGTCACAGTGGGGCTATATGGAAGAATCAGTGTCGTTTACCACTCGCACGATCACTGGACAGAGTTTTGA
- the LOC107217670 gene encoding RNA-binding protein 27 isoform X7: MIIENPDQFKAWLTAVLEPLCDADPAALAKYVYALVKKDKTLEELRGGMVEQLDVFLQQETKNFVELLFKTLETQEYVLPPPKGAPEGGGTPPSINPPPPVEKQVEIIIPPPPPTGSPPQPAQVNGATPAIVIKRETRKSDSEKDVQEKEKRSRSRSGRIRSRTRSRSRSWERDRRRSRSREHIRRDRERDRSRPWRNKSPPPNTRRHDRRRTRSRSTSPLRSRIRDGPDTRDHRARFRNRSPTPLRSRSRSRSTDRKKVDRSERNEAARVERGDGSPGGGTPTQDSNHGDVDMRLSTTSQSIQSVVAVGANPPNSQSGTLQPKRRCRDFDEKGYCMRGDLCPYDHGTDPVVLEDVALSRVLNFGPHGPQAPGTVPVSSVPEPPPGPNGNAPPPHLPLASLPPPHLRNQHHSNMVAFAEYNPDAPSMEPRMPWGRHPPPGPGIYGRGQRELISVPVIPHSNPSEMPHTPNNPLKRKQAFDFNRLGPKQRVVHNPANCSLELKKVPRSLNNITQLNNHFSRFGKIVNIQVNFGGDPEAALVTFQIPSEAKAAYRSTEAVLNNRFIKVFWHNNVNNNSTSGAIENVPPGSRPSVKERLGATINQPIKTEENEYVPTRRATEEPVTPTVIPVSPKAPPIPSREDKVLAIKKSQEMLAAKETLKKKQEEKRKEAIKLTADLRKRKQELLDKQLVEIRSLIERAEKNPDQKDAIMVTIKTMQQSIDSLRKDLATNGQVGANKSQIKTREQTQKEILDAELDLMTAQQEGQDPGELQKRLNELKAQAAALGLNAGLGVGRGARPTKVTRGSHVLSYRGRGRGSFAHVSVDHRPTSLLISGYESEEKEEVLAHFQQYGEIVNQMVDDATPSIVINFKSRKEAEVALVKGRTFQDRLLSVTWVTGHHLHRGGGGNANSNIPQPARSEQAPATADEELELEGAAEALLLEENEEEEDEDGEPRSWRR, encoded by the exons ATGATCATAGAGAACCCTGATCAGTTTAAGGCGTGGCTCACTGCTGTCCTGGAGCCGCT ATGCGATGCAGATCCTGCTGCCCTGGCAAAGTATGTCTATGCTCTAGTCAAGAAAGACAAAACACTGGAAGAGTTGCGTGGCGGCATGGTTGAACAGTTGGATGTATTTTTACAACAAG AAACAAAGAATTTCGTTGAACTTTTATTCAAAACCTTGGAGACACAAGAGTACGTATTACCTCCCCCAAAAGGAGCACCTGAGGGTGGTGGAACACCACCTAGTATAAACCCACCACCTCCTGTTGAAAAGCAAGTCGAGATTATTATTCCCCCGCCTCCACCTACTGGTAGCCCTCCACAACCGGCTCAAGTGAATGGAGCTACCCCTGCAATAGTAATTAAAAGAGAAACTCGAAAATCTGACTCTGAGAAAGATGtacaagaaaaagagaagcgATCGCGAAGCAG AAGCGGAAGGATAAGATCAAGAACTAGATCGCGGTCACGGTCCTGGGAACGAGACCGAAGGCGATCTAGGAGCCGAGAACACATCCGCCGAGACAGAGAGCGTGACAGAAGCCGTCCTTGGAGAAACAAATCACCACCTCCTAACACCAGGAGGCACGATAGGag GCGCACAAGAAGCCGCAGTACATCACCATTACGTTCACGTATTCGCGATGGTCCTGACACTCGTGATCATAGAGCTCGGTTCCGAAACAGATCTCCTACACCTCTTAGATCTCGATCTAGATCACGGTCTACAGATCGTAAGAAAGTCGATAGATCTGAAAGAAATGAAGCTGCGCGAGTAGAGAGAGGGGATGGAAGTCCTGGTGGTGGAACTCCGACACAAGACAGTAATCACGGAGATGTAGACATGAGACTTTCTACCACCAGTCAATCAATCCAAAGTGTTGTAGCTGTAGGTGCTAATCCACCAAATAGTCAATCTGGTACTCTTCAACCCAAGAGACGGTGTCGAGATTTCGATG AGAAGGGATACTGCATGAGAGGAGATCTCTGTCCGTATGATCATGGTACTGACCCAGTAGTTTTGGAGGACGTTGCTTTGAGTCGTGTATTAAATTTTGGGCCTCACGGACCTCAAGCCCCAGGCACGGTACCTGTTTCCTCTGTACCTGAACCTCCTCCAGGACCAAATGGCAATGCTCCACCTCCCCACTTACCGCTTGCCAGTCTACCGCCACCGCATCTGCGAAATCAGCATCATTCTAATATGG TTGCATTTGCAGAATATAATCCAGATGCTCCAAGTATGGAACCCCGCATGCCATGGGGTCGACATCCGCCACCAGGTCCAGGAATATATGGCCGTGGACAGCGTGAACTTATCAGTGTACCTGTCATACCGCATTCAAATCCGAGTGAGATGCCACATACACCAAATAATCCATTAAAGCGTAAGCAGGCGTTTGACTTCAATCGCCTTGGACCGAAACAACGAGTTGTACATAATCCAGCTAATTGTTCtcttgaattgaaaaaagttccACGCAGTTTGAATAACATTACTCAGTTAAATAATCACTTTTCACGTTtcggaaaaattgttaatatacAAGTAAATTTCGGTGGTGACCCTGAGGCGGCATTAGTCACCTTCCAGATACCATCTGAAGCAAAAGCTGCCTATCGAAGTACAGAAGCAGTTTTGAATAATAGATTTATCAAGGTCTTTTGGCACAACAATGTTAACAATAATTCAACTAGTGGAGCCATTGAAAACGTACCTCCAG GAAGTCGTCCATCTGTTAAAGAGAGGCTAGGCGCTACAATTAACCAACCGATAAAAactgaagaaaatgaatatgTTCCCACTCGTCGTGCAACAGAAGAGCCAGTGACGCCAACTGTGATACCTGTGTCACCAAAAGCACCTCCCATACCATCTAGAGAAGACAAAGTATTGGctataaaaaaatctcaagaaATGTTAGCGGCCAAGGAAacgttaaaaaagaaacaggaGGAAAAACGGAAGGAAGCTATAAAACTGACTGCAGATCTGCGCAAGAGAAAGCAGGAATTACTTGATAAACAACTTGTTGAAATTCGATCTTTAATAGAACGAGCTGAGAAGAATCCAGACCAAAAAGATGCAATTATGGTAACGATCAAAACTATGCAGCAATCCATTGACAGCTTACGGAAAGATTTGGCCACCAATGGTCAAGTGGGAGCGAATAAGTCTCAAATAAAAACCAGGGAACAAACTCAAAAAGAAATATTAGATGCTGAATTGGATCTAATGACTGCTCAACAAGAGGGTCAGGATCCAGGTGAATTACAAAAGAGATTAAATGAGTTGAAAGCACAGGCTGCAGCATTAGGGTTGAATGCAGGACTTGGTGTGGGAAGAGGCGCTAGGCCAACGAAGGTGACACGAGGAAGTCACGTTTTATCTTATCGGGGGAGAGGACGAGGTAGTTTTGCTCATGTTTCTGTCGACCATAGACCAACAAGCCTCCTCATTTCTGGATATGAAAGtgaggagaaggaggaagtTTTAGCGCATTTTCAA CAATATGGTGAAATAGTTAATCAAATGGTGGATGATGCTACACCTTCCATCGtcatcaatttcaaatcaagAAAAGAGGCAGAAGTAGCACTGGTAAAGGGACGCACGTTTCAGGACAGATTATTGTCTGTGACCTGGGTAACCGGACACCACCTACATCGCGGAGGTGGAGGAAATGCCAATAGCAATATACCCCAACCAGCTCGTTCAGAACAAGCCCCAGCAACAGCAGATGAGGAACTTGAATTAGAA GGAGCTGCAGAAGCTTTACTTCTGGAGGAAaacgaagaggaggaagacGAGGATGGAGAGCCTCGCAGTTGGAGACGATAG
- the LOC107217670 gene encoding RNA-binding protein 27 isoform X2, protein MIIENPDQFKAWLTAVLEPLCDADPAALAKYVYALVKKDKTLEELRGGMVEQLDVFLQQETKNFVELLFKTLETQEYVLPPPKGAPEGGGTPPSINPPPPVEKQVEIIIPPPPPTGSPPQPAQVNGATPAIVIKRETRKSDSEKDVQEKEKRSRSSGRIRSRTRSRSRSWERDRRRSRSREHIRRDRERDRSRPWRNKSPPPNTRRHDRRRTRSRSTSPLRSRIRDGPDTRDHRARFRNRSPTPLRSRSRSRSTDRKKVDRSERNEAARVERGDGSPGGGTPTQDSNHGDVDMRLSTTSQSIQSVVAVGANPPNSQSGTLQPKRRCRDFDEKGYCMRGDLCPYDHGTDPVVLEDVALSRVLNFGPHGPQAPGTVPVSSVPEPPPGPNGNAPPPHLPLASLPPPHLRNQHHSNMVAFAEYNPDAPSMEPRMPWGRHPPPGPGIYGRGQRELISVPVIPHSNPSEMPHTPNNPLKRKQAFDFNRLGPKQRVVHNPANCSLELKKVPRSLNNITQLNNHFSRFGKIVNIQVNFGGDPEAALVTFQIPSEAKAAYRSTEAVLNNRFIKVFWHNNVNNNSTSGAIENVPPGEKNGSRPSVKERLGATINQPIKTEENEYVPTRRATEEPVTPTVIPVSPKAPPIPSREDKVLAIKKSQEMLAAKETLKKKQEEKRKEAIKLTADLRKRKQELLDKQLVEIRSLIERAEKNPDQKDAIMVTIKTMQQSIDSLRKDLATNGQVGANKSQIKTREQTQKEILDAELDLMTAQQEGQDPGELQKRLNELKAQAAALGLNAGLGVGRGARPTKVTRGSHVLSYRGRGRGSFAHVSVDHRPTSLLISGYESEEKEEVLAHFQQYGEIVNQMVDDATPSIVINFKSRKEAEVALVKGRTFQDRLLSVTWVTGHHLHRGGGGNANSNIPQPARSEQAPATADEELELEVRTLSNLNISDDNYNMGSRELQKLYFWRKTKRRKTRMESLAVGDDSSVNVLCDAMSILAIVTVGLYGRISVVYHSHDHWTEF, encoded by the exons ATGATCATAGAGAACCCTGATCAGTTTAAGGCGTGGCTCACTGCTGTCCTGGAGCCGCT ATGCGATGCAGATCCTGCTGCCCTGGCAAAGTATGTCTATGCTCTAGTCAAGAAAGACAAAACACTGGAAGAGTTGCGTGGCGGCATGGTTGAACAGTTGGATGTATTTTTACAACAAG AAACAAAGAATTTCGTTGAACTTTTATTCAAAACCTTGGAGACACAAGAGTACGTATTACCTCCCCCAAAAGGAGCACCTGAGGGTGGTGGAACACCACCTAGTATAAACCCACCACCTCCTGTTGAAAAGCAAGTCGAGATTATTATTCCCCCGCCTCCACCTACTGGTAGCCCTCCACAACCGGCTCAAGTGAATGGAGCTACCCCTGCAATAGTAATTAAAAGAGAAACTCGAAAATCTGACTCTGAGAAAGATGtacaagaaaaagagaagcgATCGCGAAGCAG CGGAAGGATAAGATCAAGAACTAGATCGCGGTCACGGTCCTGGGAACGAGACCGAAGGCGATCTAGGAGCCGAGAACACATCCGCCGAGACAGAGAGCGTGACAGAAGCCGTCCTTGGAGAAACAAATCACCACCTCCTAACACCAGGAGGCACGATAGGag GCGCACAAGAAGCCGCAGTACATCACCATTACGTTCACGTATTCGCGATGGTCCTGACACTCGTGATCATAGAGCTCGGTTCCGAAACAGATCTCCTACACCTCTTAGATCTCGATCTAGATCACGGTCTACAGATCGTAAGAAAGTCGATAGATCTGAAAGAAATGAAGCTGCGCGAGTAGAGAGAGGGGATGGAAGTCCTGGTGGTGGAACTCCGACACAAGACAGTAATCACGGAGATGTAGACATGAGACTTTCTACCACCAGTCAATCAATCCAAAGTGTTGTAGCTGTAGGTGCTAATCCACCAAATAGTCAATCTGGTACTCTTCAACCCAAGAGACGGTGTCGAGATTTCGATG AGAAGGGATACTGCATGAGAGGAGATCTCTGTCCGTATGATCATGGTACTGACCCAGTAGTTTTGGAGGACGTTGCTTTGAGTCGTGTATTAAATTTTGGGCCTCACGGACCTCAAGCCCCAGGCACGGTACCTGTTTCCTCTGTACCTGAACCTCCTCCAGGACCAAATGGCAATGCTCCACCTCCCCACTTACCGCTTGCCAGTCTACCGCCACCGCATCTGCGAAATCAGCATCATTCTAATATGG TTGCATTTGCAGAATATAATCCAGATGCTCCAAGTATGGAACCCCGCATGCCATGGGGTCGACATCCGCCACCAGGTCCAGGAATATATGGCCGTGGACAGCGTGAACTTATCAGTGTACCTGTCATACCGCATTCAAATCCGAGTGAGATGCCACATACACCAAATAATCCATTAAAGCGTAAGCAGGCGTTTGACTTCAATCGCCTTGGACCGAAACAACGAGTTGTACATAATCCAGCTAATTGTTCtcttgaattgaaaaaagttccACGCAGTTTGAATAACATTACTCAGTTAAATAATCACTTTTCACGTTtcggaaaaattgttaatatacAAGTAAATTTCGGTGGTGACCCTGAGGCGGCATTAGTCACCTTCCAGATACCATCTGAAGCAAAAGCTGCCTATCGAAGTACAGAAGCAGTTTTGAATAATAGATTTATCAAGGTCTTTTGGCACAACAATGTTAACAATAATTCAACTAGTGGAGCCATTGAAAACGTACCTCCAGGTGAGAAAAACG GAAGTCGTCCATCTGTTAAAGAGAGGCTAGGCGCTACAATTAACCAACCGATAAAAactgaagaaaatgaatatgTTCCCACTCGTCGTGCAACAGAAGAGCCAGTGACGCCAACTGTGATACCTGTGTCACCAAAAGCACCTCCCATACCATCTAGAGAAGACAAAGTATTGGctataaaaaaatctcaagaaATGTTAGCGGCCAAGGAAacgttaaaaaagaaacaggaGGAAAAACGGAAGGAAGCTATAAAACTGACTGCAGATCTGCGCAAGAGAAAGCAGGAATTACTTGATAAACAACTTGTTGAAATTCGATCTTTAATAGAACGAGCTGAGAAGAATCCAGACCAAAAAGATGCAATTATGGTAACGATCAAAACTATGCAGCAATCCATTGACAGCTTACGGAAAGATTTGGCCACCAATGGTCAAGTGGGAGCGAATAAGTCTCAAATAAAAACCAGGGAACAAACTCAAAAAGAAATATTAGATGCTGAATTGGATCTAATGACTGCTCAACAAGAGGGTCAGGATCCAGGTGAATTACAAAAGAGATTAAATGAGTTGAAAGCACAGGCTGCAGCATTAGGGTTGAATGCAGGACTTGGTGTGGGAAGAGGCGCTAGGCCAACGAAGGTGACACGAGGAAGTCACGTTTTATCTTATCGGGGGAGAGGACGAGGTAGTTTTGCTCATGTTTCTGTCGACCATAGACCAACAAGCCTCCTCATTTCTGGATATGAAAGtgaggagaaggaggaagtTTTAGCGCATTTTCAA CAATATGGTGAAATAGTTAATCAAATGGTGGATGATGCTACACCTTCCATCGtcatcaatttcaaatcaagAAAAGAGGCAGAAGTAGCACTGGTAAAGGGACGCACGTTTCAGGACAGATTATTGTCTGTGACCTGGGTAACCGGACACCACCTACATCGCGGAGGTGGAGGAAATGCCAATAGCAATATACCCCAACCAGCTCGTTCAGAACAAGCCCCAGCAACAGCAGATGAGGAACTTGAATTAGAAGTGCGTACTTTGTCGAATCTGAACATTTCCGATGACAAT TATAATATGGGTTCCAGGGAGCTGCAGAAGCTTTACTTCTGGAGGAAaacgaagaggaggaagacGAGGATGGAGAGCCTCGCAGTTGGAGACGATAGCAGCGTCAATGTCCTCTGTGACGCAATGTCCATACTAGCTATAGTCACAGTGGGGCTATATGGAAGAATCAGTGTCGTTTACCACTCGCACGATCACTGGACAGAGTTTTGA